Within Mycoplasmopsis verecunda, the genomic segment CATCAATATATTTAGCAGCATCTTTTAGATGTACACTGAAGAAGCTTGTAACACCACGAGTTTGCATTGTAGCAGCAAATAATGAATCAACTTTAGACATTGTTCCTGTACGGTGTGTAATTACAATAAATTGTGTTTGTTTTTTAAGTTCTTGTAAGTATTCAGCATATCTAATAACATTAGCTTCATCAAGAGCTGCTTCAACTTCATCTAAAATACATAATGGTAATGGACGAGCTCTTAAAATAGCAAATAATAATGAAATAGCAATAAGAGCTTTTTCTCCACCTGAAAATAGTCTTAAGTTCTTAATACTTTTTCCTGGTGGTTGAGCAAAAATAGTAATTCCTGATTCAAGTACATTGTTTGGTTCAACAAATCTAACTTCAGCTGAACCACCACCAAACATTGATTTAAATACAGAATTAAATTCTCTATTTACATCATTTACTACATTTGTTAATCTAGTAACAATAATCTTGTCTAATTCAGAAATAGCTTCCATTAAAATGTTTCTTGTAGAAACCAATTCATCACGATCAGATACATATCTATCATAACGTTCTTCAACACTTTCAAGTTGTTCGATAGCTTCTTGGTTAACAGCACCTAAATCAGCAATTTGTTCGCGTAATTCAGCTACCAATTCTCTAGCTTTTTCTACAGGTATTTCAAGTTTGTAGTTTTCTTCAGCATATTCAATTGTGTATGAATATTGTGTAGCTAATCTTTCACGGTAATTACGTAAATTGATTTCTGAGTTTTTGTATAAAGCAATCTTGTTAGTAAATGTATTATTTAACTCATTTAATGTAGTTTGAGTTTGATTTAACACATCAGTTAAGTGAACTAATTCAGCTTCTAATGTTTCAAGGAATTGTGTTTTAATTGTTAAATCATTTTTAACGATAGTATATTCCTTTAATAATTCATTTCTTTCTCCAGTTAGCACTGAAGGTGTAACATCATCCTTATTAATATTAGCAATATCAGCTTTTGATTTAAATTCATCAAGTTGAGATTCTAATTGTGAAATAGTTAATACTTCTTGACGTTGTTCTCATCTATATTCGTTTAAAGCAGCATTTGCTCTTGATATTTCAGTGTTATATTTTTCAATCAAGTTTTCATTATTTTGAATAATGCCTGATAATGAAGGTAGTAATTGTTGTAATTTTTCAATCTTATCGTCAAGACCAATGATATTATCACTTTCTTGAGCAGTTCCCCCAACAATAACACCACCAACACGGATGATATCTCCGTCAAGAGTTACAACCATATATTTACGTTCTAAAATATTAGAAATTTGGTTAGCTGTTTCGATATCTTGCACAACTACAACATTTCCTAGTAAGAATTTAGCTAAAACATCATATTGTGGATCATATTCAACTAATTCGTTTGCTACACCAATAAATCCAGCATGATTAGAAGCCACTAATAAATAATCATCACGAATAAATTTTTCTTTAATTGATGTAAGTGGAATAAATGTAGCTCTACCACCTTTATTCTTCTTAAGGAATTCAACTGCTTTAACAGCTGTATTTGGAATATCAACAACAATATGTTGTGAAGCATTTGCTAATATAGCTTCAATTGCGGTAA encodes:
- a CDS encoding AAA family ATPase; this translates as MKLIKIEAHGFKSFAEPVILRFDGGVAGIIGPNGSGKSNINDAIKWVLGEQSSKEMRGDSMQDLIFAGSKTAKPMDFARVTLTFDNKDSDNSIDEDTVVITRELFRGKGINNYYLNGKPCRFKDIKSIAMETGIGKSSLAIISQGTVSDIAESSDDDRRGIFEEAAGVSKFKFKKTESLRLLQSADASIAKLEPTINELEKQLIPLRKQAEKALIYRDKSRELKKVEVAYLAHEIRANEKIYEELSKELSGVEETKDSYSLQIAKYNRQIGEKRIEKNDLTKEIAALRGKQTGIKSRLENLDVVIAKQNARMELIASGEMQVGNEEMAKAYATKIIELEQNIKYHKETSVSLSDKVTQEENKLSELSSKVNSLQFELNNAKTKYTEVNTNLQILNETKNKKTNLFKGTRTIVENSANFRGYKGLVRDLIKVQPDYVTAIEAILANASQHIVVDIPNTAVKAVEFLKKNKGGRATFIPLTSIKEKFIRDDYLLVASNHAGFIGVANELVEYDPQYDVLAKFLLGNVVVVQDIETANQISNILERKYMVVTLDGDIIRVGGVIVGGTAQESDNIIGLDDKIEKLQQLLPSLSGIIQNNENLIEKYNTEISRANAALNEYRWEQRQEVLTISQLESQLDEFKSKADIANINKDDVTPSVLTGERNELLKEYTIVKNDLTIKTQFLETLEAELVHLTDVLNQTQTTLNELNNTFTNKIALYKNSEINLRNYRERLATQYSYTIEYAEENYKLEIPVEKARELVAELREQIADLGAVNQEAIEQLESVEERYDRYVSDRDELVSTRNILMEAISELDKIIVTRLTNVVNDVNREFNSVFKSMFGGGSAEVRFVEPNNVLESGITIFAQPPGKSIKNLRLFSGGEKALIAISLLFAILRARPLPLCILDEVEAALDEANVIRYAEYLQELKKQTQFIVITHRTGTMSKVDSLFAATMQTRGVTSFFSVHLKDAAKYIDEPETV